A part of Geothrix oryzae genomic DNA contains:
- a CDS encoding MgtC/SapB family protein, whose translation MLPPQVAPFLLTLAISTLIGIGLRDYYESEKKFDTFGTVRTFVFLGMLGFMLYQIPAVGQIAFLLGMAAVVPFLLVYYSNKVRQKKSPGLIGVLIALLTYTTGPVALHQPHWFLVLFGVSILFILHSKGRIRQFTDRLETGEVVTACKFLAIAGVVLPLIPSLPPTSGAMGQIFTVLPVTPRQIWMAVVITTTISYLGYVLQTYLVPRKGMLLTGLIGGVYSSTVAVLVLAKKSKRHPGHDQEAAAAILLAVCMMYLRLLVLVSIFRISSALQVGPALLVLAGLAAGYAFWIRRDQTVAVAPIPEAVPAEAPAEGIPPTEGEEPALHKNPLEINSALFFAVMFVAVSLATKYTLLYYKGMGLRMLSFLVGCSDITPFVVSVLQGNLGIGTFQILQAIIIASASNNLLKVAYTYLFGTRRTANLAAMGMIPLAVLSILYSIFFL comes from the coding sequence ATGCTTCCACCCCAGGTGGCGCCCTTCCTGCTGACCCTCGCCATCAGCACCCTGATCGGCATCGGTCTGCGGGATTACTACGAGAGCGAAAAGAAGTTCGACACCTTCGGCACGGTTCGGACCTTCGTCTTCCTCGGCATGCTGGGATTCATGCTCTACCAGATCCCCGCGGTCGGCCAGATCGCGTTCCTGCTGGGCATGGCCGCGGTGGTTCCCTTCCTGCTCGTCTACTACAGCAACAAGGTGCGCCAGAAGAAGAGCCCCGGCCTCATCGGCGTGCTCATCGCCTTGCTCACCTACACCACTGGGCCCGTGGCGCTCCACCAGCCCCACTGGTTCCTGGTGCTCTTCGGCGTCTCGATCCTGTTCATCCTCCATTCGAAAGGACGGATCCGCCAGTTCACCGACCGGCTGGAGACCGGCGAGGTGGTCACGGCCTGCAAGTTCCTGGCGATCGCCGGGGTGGTGCTGCCGCTGATCCCGAGCCTGCCGCCGACCTCCGGGGCCATGGGCCAGATCTTCACGGTGCTGCCCGTGACCCCGCGGCAGATCTGGATGGCGGTGGTGATCACCACGACCATCTCGTACCTGGGCTATGTGCTTCAGACCTACCTCGTGCCCCGCAAGGGCATGCTGCTGACGGGCCTGATCGGGGGGGTCTACTCCAGCACGGTGGCCGTGCTGGTGCTGGCCAAGAAATCCAAGCGCCACCCCGGGCACGACCAGGAGGCCGCCGCCGCGATCCTGCTGGCGGTCTGCATGATGTACCTGCGCCTCCTGGTGCTCGTCTCCATCTTCCGGATCAGCTCCGCCCTCCAGGTCGGGCCGGCGCTGCTGGTGCTGGCTGGCCTCGCCGCCGGCTACGCCTTCTGGATCCGCCGCGACCAGACGGTGGCGGTCGCCCCCATCCCCGAGGCGGTGCCGGCGGAAGCCCCTGCCGAAGGCATCCCACCGACGGAGGGTGAAGAACCGGCCCTGCACAAGAACCCCCTGGAGATCAACTCCGCCCTCTTCTTCGCCGTCATGTTCGTGGCGGTCTCGCTGGCCACGAAGTACACCCTGCTCTACTACAAGGGCATGGGCCTGCGTATGCTGTCCTTCCTGGTGGGCTGTTCCGACATCACGCCCTTCGTGGTCTCCGTGCTGCAAGGCAACCTGGGCATCGGCACATTCCAGATCCTGCAGGCCATCATCATCGCCAGCGCCAGCAACAATCTGCTGAAGGTGGCCTACACCTACCTGTTCGGCACGCGACGCACCGCCAACCTGGCCGCCATGGGGATGATCCCGCTGGCGGTGCTCTCGATCCTGTATTCCATCTTCTTCCTGTGA
- a CDS encoding MgtC/SapB family protein, with translation MFPPQFTPFLLTVAISSLIGIGLREYYEQEGKRDTFGTVRTFIFLGLLGHMLYRIPVIGAYAFLVGMVVVGPFLLIYYNHKVSQQKSPGLIGVLIALLTYSVGPVVIHEPHWYLVAFAVTILFVLHSKGRIRQFTDRLETGEVVTACKFLAIAGVILPLIPAVPPADGLAGKIFAVLPVGPHQIWMAVVVTTAISYFGYVLQTYLYPKKGLLLTGLIGGLYSSTMTVLVISKKTRPHGHQAREAAAAIMLSTPTMYLRILFLVAAFMPLGAIRLVPPFLLFSLMAGAYAWWLRRGGAPAADPAEGDEVVEVKERNPLELNAALLFALMFVTVSLVTKFVLLRFQELGLRMLSFLVGASDIVPFIVSVLQGNLGIGTHQILQAIVIATASNNVMKTAYTFAFGHRQTARLTALGMAGIVGLSFLYAAVAF, from the coding sequence TTGTTCCCACCCCAGTTCACCCCTTTCCTCCTCACCGTCGCCATCAGTTCGCTGATCGGCATCGGCCTGCGCGAATACTACGAGCAGGAAGGAAAGCGGGACACCTTCGGGACGGTCAGGACCTTCATCTTCCTCGGGCTGCTGGGCCACATGCTCTACCGGATCCCGGTCATCGGCGCCTACGCCTTCCTGGTGGGCATGGTGGTGGTGGGGCCCTTCCTCCTGATCTACTACAACCACAAGGTCAGCCAGCAGAAGAGCCCTGGGCTCATCGGCGTGCTCATCGCCCTCCTCACCTACAGCGTGGGCCCGGTGGTGATCCACGAACCGCACTGGTACCTCGTCGCCTTTGCCGTCACCATCCTCTTCGTGCTGCATTCCAAGGGCCGCATCCGACAGTTCACGGATCGGCTGGAAACCGGCGAGGTGGTGACCGCCTGCAAATTCCTGGCGATCGCCGGCGTCATCCTGCCCCTCATCCCGGCGGTCCCGCCTGCGGATGGCCTGGCTGGGAAGATCTTTGCCGTGCTTCCCGTCGGGCCGCACCAGATCTGGATGGCCGTGGTGGTGACCACCGCCATCTCCTACTTCGGTTATGTGCTGCAGACCTACCTCTACCCCAAGAAGGGCCTGCTGCTGACGGGCCTGATCGGGGGACTCTACTCCAGCACCATGACGGTCCTGGTGATCTCCAAGAAGACCCGCCCCCACGGCCACCAGGCCCGGGAGGCGGCCGCGGCCATCATGCTGTCCACCCCCACGATGTACCTGCGGATCCTCTTTCTGGTCGCAGCCTTCATGCCCCTGGGCGCCATCCGGCTCGTTCCGCCCTTCCTGCTCTTCTCGCTGATGGCCGGGGCCTATGCCTGGTGGCTGCGCCGTGGCGGCGCGCCCGCCGCCGATCCGGCCGAGGGCGACGAGGTCGTGGAGGTCAAGGAGCGCAACCCGCTCGAGCTGAACGCCGCGCTGCTGTTCGCCCTCATGTTCGTCACCGTGTCCCTGGTCACCAAGTTCGTCCTGCTGCGCTTCCAGGAACTGGGGCTCCGGATGCTCTCCTTCCTCGTGGGCGCCTCCGACATCGTCCCCTTCATCGTGTCCGTCCTGCAGGGCAACCTCGGCATCGGCACGCACCAGATCCTTCAGGCCATCGTCATCGCCACCGCCTCGAACAATGTGATGAAGACGGCCTACACCTTCGCCTTCGGCCACCGCCAGACCGCCCGCCTCACGGCCCTCGGCATGGCGGGGATCGTCGGCCTCTCCTTCCTCTACGCCGCCGTGGCTTTCTAG
- a CDS encoding SLC13 family permease, whose amino-acid sequence MNSEARPANAPPTLQELLDMEKMTLSSKVREAQSPTEQWMRYLGFPGGILLFLLIYYLPAGAGLSASAQSGAACFMLALVWWVTEPFPTYVTSLVLMFLLLVTRTSNAKAIMDVLGMEVIWLNLLAFILSSMLVKTRLAKRMALWLVLRFGHKASWALLAFVVLQLALAPLIPATAARCVMTLPLMIVVATIYGSTEATPNAFGKNLMLLNLACISVLSSITMTGSSANLIAVGLIQNMGGHRVYYMDWMRLGAPVAIVTILLMWILGQKLLFRIRPENQVPQVEGGLDLVREQYRAMGSLSFQEKKAIAIFGMVLFLWMTDIFHMRWFGVEISAPFAALLGAVIVLFPRWGILSWAEADIPWHLLIFSAGAYAGGLALDDTGAAEWGVRMLFGGMNLKGVPFGITYTVVISVMMYSHLLTTSKTVRTLIMIPIIITLAKALGWNPLSLALPAALCIDWVVGLPISGKPNVILFSTNQFTVSDNFKYGMLTCTLGVAILVLSGATWFHWLGITPAFWAVAP is encoded by the coding sequence ATGAATTCCGAAGCACGACCCGCCAACGCCCCACCCACCCTCCAGGAACTCCTGGACATGGAGAAGATGACACTCTCCTCGAAGGTGAGGGAGGCACAGAGCCCCACCGAGCAGTGGATGCGCTACCTGGGATTCCCGGGCGGCATCCTGCTGTTCCTCCTCATCTACTACCTGCCCGCCGGCGCGGGCCTGAGCGCGTCGGCCCAGTCCGGCGCCGCGTGCTTCATGCTCGCCCTGGTCTGGTGGGTAACCGAACCCTTCCCGACCTATGTCACCTCCCTTGTCCTCATGTTCCTGCTGCTGGTGACGCGCACCTCGAATGCCAAAGCCATCATGGATGTCCTGGGGATGGAGGTGATCTGGCTGAACCTGCTGGCCTTCATCCTGAGCTCCATGCTGGTGAAGACCCGGCTCGCCAAGCGCATGGCCCTGTGGCTGGTGCTGCGCTTCGGCCACAAGGCCAGCTGGGCCCTGCTGGCCTTCGTGGTCCTGCAGCTGGCCCTGGCGCCGCTCATCCCCGCCACGGCGGCCCGGTGCGTGATGACATTGCCGCTCATGATCGTGGTCGCCACCATCTACGGCTCCACGGAAGCCACGCCGAACGCCTTCGGCAAGAACCTCATGCTGCTCAACCTGGCCTGCATTTCGGTGCTCTCGTCCATCACCATGACCGGCAGCTCGGCCAACCTCATCGCGGTGGGCCTCATCCAGAACATGGGCGGGCACCGGGTCTACTACATGGACTGGATGCGTCTGGGTGCGCCGGTGGCCATCGTCACCATCCTCCTCATGTGGATCCTCGGGCAGAAACTGCTGTTCCGCATCCGGCCCGAGAACCAGGTTCCCCAGGTGGAGGGCGGGCTCGATCTGGTCCGAGAGCAGTACCGGGCCATGGGCTCCCTGAGCTTCCAGGAGAAGAAGGCCATCGCCATCTTCGGCATGGTGCTGTTCCTGTGGATGACCGACATCTTCCACATGCGGTGGTTCGGCGTGGAGATCAGCGCGCCCTTCGCCGCGCTGCTGGGGGCCGTGATCGTCCTCTTCCCCCGCTGGGGCATCCTGTCCTGGGCCGAGGCGGACATTCCCTGGCACCTGCTGATCTTCAGCGCGGGCGCCTACGCGGGCGGCCTCGCCCTGGACGACACCGGCGCCGCCGAATGGGGCGTCCGGATGCTCTTCGGGGGGATGAACCTCAAGGGGGTGCCCTTCGGAATCACCTACACCGTGGTGATCTCCGTGATGATGTACAGTCACCTGCTCACCACCTCGAAGACCGTCCGCACCCTCATCATGATTCCGATCATCATCACCCTGGCCAAGGCCCTGGGCTGGAATCCGCTGTCGCTGGCGCTTCCCGCCGCCCTCTGCATCGACTGGGTGGTGGGCCTGCCCATCAGCGGAAAGCCGAATGTGATCCTCTTCTCCACCAACCAGTTCACGGTTTCGGACAACTTCAAGTACGGCATGCTCACCTGCACCCTCGGGGTGGCGATCCTGGTGCTCTCCGGGGCCACCTGGTTCCACTGGCTGGGCATCACACCTGCATTCTGGGCGGTGGCACCATGA
- a CDS encoding CYTH domain-containing protein: protein MAKEIERKYLVNLAAWKPQSEGTHFKQGYLNSQKERVVRVRIEGTKAKLTIKGITTGVTRAEFEYLIPGEDAAILLDNLCEQPLIDKHRHKEVHGGKTWEIDVFHGENEGLVVAEVELASEGEKITLPDWVGAEVSSDPRYFNSNLLKHPFKNWTKA, encoded by the coding sequence ATGGCCAAGGAAATCGAACGGAAGTACCTCGTCAACCTCGCCGCCTGGAAACCCCAGAGTGAAGGCACGCACTTCAAGCAGGGCTACCTGAACTCGCAGAAGGAACGCGTCGTCCGCGTGCGCATCGAGGGGACGAAGGCCAAGCTCACCATCAAGGGCATCACCACGGGTGTCACCCGCGCCGAGTTCGAGTACCTGATTCCCGGGGAGGATGCCGCGATCCTCCTGGACAACCTCTGCGAGCAGCCCCTCATCGACAAGCACCGCCACAAGGAAGTCCACGGCGGGAAGACCTGGGAGATCGATGTCTTCCATGGCGAAAACGAAGGCCTGGTGGTGGCCGAGGTGGAGCTGGCGTCCGAAGGTGAGAAGATCACGCTGCCGGACTGGGTCGGCGCAGAGGTCTCCAGCGATCCGCGCTACTTCAACTCCAACCTCCTGAAGCACCCCTTCAAGAACTGGACCAAGGCCTAA